The Chiloscyllium plagiosum isolate BGI_BamShark_2017 chromosome 3, ASM401019v2, whole genome shotgun sequence genomic interval atacACCCCGGGGGTGTAGAGTGACAGCAGTCCAAGAGTCAAGCACAGATGACAAGGTCAAAGCCAACCATGCGCTTCCTGTCTTGTCTAACGGAGAAGGAGCCGGCATCTTCCTCGGTGGTACTGACTTGGATCCCAAATTCGCTGCTGCGCTGTGCAGAGAACATACGCCTCTTCGAAAGGGAGTGCCCAATCATCCAGCACATGACAATCGACCTGGTTGGGGGAATGTCAAACCCACGTTGAGCAGGGGACTGACGTTTTGCTGCCGTGTCAAAATGTTTATCCATTCAAGCGGAGAGAGGAAAACAATTGATGATGAAGTTACACCCcaggggaaggggagggagggagtgaccCACCAGTGTGACAAGTCGGTGCTGGTGCAGAAATACCAGTGCAACgctgaggggggaggggggagaggcaGGATGGGTGGCGGCGGCAGTAAATGGAGAAAGGTTTCAGTGGCAGCCCCGGGGTCCATCGGGGAAGGCACAGAGGCAGGAGGCAGTCAGCTGCCAGGGCAGGAGGGCGGAGGGCAGCACGGAGAGCCCCGTCGCTCCGGGAGCACGGCAGACAGCGAGAGCTTGCAATCTGCAGCCGAGGAAGGGAGCAGCGTcgagcaggagctggacagggcGCTAGCCGAATGCTGGATCACCCCCGCGGGGCAGGCCGCCCCCGCTGCCAGCCGCCAGGCGGGCTCCCACAGCAGCCTCTGTGTGCGGCTTGGCCAGGCTGAGAACGGCGCCACCGCTGGCTGCCAGTGGGAGTCGCTGCTGAGCTGCTGCACTGAGACCGTCCCGGGCCAGCACTGCGACCAGACAGACCCAACTGCAGCCCTGAGCTCCACCAAACTGGACGTGGGGAATAGGAACCAGCCCAGCCCTACATACGTGAGTACTTATtctgtttttcttaaaaaaaaagaaaaacaggccAAATGCCTGGTGGAAATATCAAAACGCAATTTTTATACTTAAAACAGTAAACCCAGTGACTATTGTTACCATCTATAAAATGACCCGTGTTAATAGGTATGGGTTTAATTAAACCAATGTTCATGGGGGACTTTAtttcaagaaaaatgaaacaactaACCGGGcattaattatttaattgtttATAACAACTGGGAATGTATGCAAACAGCTAGATCAATGTCTTTGGCTAAACTCAAAGTCAAATTATCAGCTTAAAAGGCGAGGAATGCTCCGTAAGAACCGTTTTGACGATGTTTTCACTTTGCACAACAGGCTGGAGAATTTCATTAAACTGAaagagtgctgcagatgctgaaaatgagaaagaaaagcagaaattgctggagaaacttatcaGGTCTGGTAGCAACTGTGCAGTGAGAAACGCAGTTCATGTGTCGACTCCAGTGAGCCGCCTTCTGCACAGATCctccagtattttctatttttttgctGGAACATTTCATTCTCGGCTCACCCATGACGCGGACTGAATGGCACGTTAGTCAATGTCCAACACAATTACTACAATAACTGCTCCATGAAGATTGTTTTTGATTTTACATCAGTAACTCATTCAGCTCATTAGGATTAGGTCAAACAATTACAaagtttcaaagttaaaaatcacacaacaccaggttagagcccgactggtttatttggaagcactagtaacacaaccacctggtgaaggagcagcgctctgaaagctagtgcttccaaataaacctgttggactctaacctggtttgtgtgatttttaactttgtccatcccagtccaacaccagcacctccaagttaaAAGTTTCAACGTTTTCTTCCTTGCAGTGTGtctgtttttaaaaactttgccTTCTGAAATGATTTGTTCAGTTTCGTGTGCTGGATCACACAACGCAATATGGGATAGAAGGATTGTGTCTCTCCATACCTTTCCCACTAACGTATGTATTTTTTAAACTATCCACCAATGAATGGTATTGAGGAGAGGGTCAGAAAGCAAACTGCAACCTGACACCTCAACTATTCCTGCTGGTAACAAAGATAGAAATGGAGCGAGGAATAGGAAGTTCAGTCTGTGTTATCCACAAGTCCTGCCCAACGTGATGAGGGAGGACTGCTGCTGACCcgctatccataatctccttgtttaTCCCCACCCCTTTCATATCTCCtcctgggctccatctccacctatctgctcacctcTTCCGGCCCTTCCCCAATTTCATCTTCAGCATAAGTAACATGTTTTTCTAGCTGAAGAGTCACTGGAAGAaagcacagatactgccagaccagcagcacggtggctcagtggttagcactgctgcctcacaatgccagggacccaggtttgattccagccttgggcaactatctgtgtggaatttgcacattctccccgtgtctgcacgggtttcctctgggtgctctggtttcctcccacagtccaaagatgtgcagatcagggtgaactggccatgctaaattgcccatagtgttaggtgcattagtcagaaggaaatgtggtctgcacgggtttcctctgggtgctctggtttcctcccacagtccaaatctgTGCAGAtcagggtgaactggccatgctaaattgcccatagtgttaggtgcattagtcagaaggaaatgtgtctgggtgtgttactcttcagagggctggtgtggatgtgttgggccgaagggcctgtttccacactgtagggaatttaatctaaatctaaaaccgGGTTTCTGCaccaattttgtttcatttctggtggcagagagagggagggttaatttcacccccccccccccatttagtTTACGCAAGTTGTTATATACTGGCATTAACCAAAAGGATGGGGGTTCCTGCTGTTAACGGCCTGGGTTTACACTGTCTGGGTGGCTGTGAGAAGTGACTGGGCTCCCCTGGTAGAGGATCACCATGCATCACCTCAATCATTCACATTTCAACTTCACTGCTGCCTGCTGCCTTCAAATGGACAATCAATGAGGAAGTCTTTTTCTATCATTGCCTTATCAATGTTGGATGGTACCCTTCTGCATTGAGCTCCAGTTCCTCCTCTGGACAAAGAGTACAATGGATCATGTTGGGAATACTGCACTATCCTGTATTTTGTTGGAGGAATACCAGGCTGCTCAGGCATCACTGGAGGTGTGGAGGTGTATGATCTCCACCCATCTGTAATGCACACTGGATTATACAGACCAAGATGTTACTATGTCAACTTGATGCTTGCAAATGCTATGCTTCGCAAAGAAAGCCATTGTGGGTAATGTCATGTGCTTCACTCCAGTCTACCATTCACTTCCACTATCCCACAGCCAGTGGCTGTAAAAAGTTCGAAGTTCCTTGAGTGTTTATAATGTTCAATCCAACACGAGGTGTAAAGTTTCTTCATACTGAAAGAAATCAGTTCTTCCCCTTGGAATACCAGCAGCAGCATGACAGGACACTATCATTTTCACAGAGATTGGGTTACCCCACACACAAAGTTCCCAGAGAGCTCAGTACACATGGCCAGTAGTGCTGTTTTCATTAGCACCATGACAACATGCACAGTCCTTGCATCCCATTTATTTCTAACCAGCTTTGCTGCACCAATTCTGTGTTTGGTGAGAACATGACTGCAGAGGATGGTAATGCACAGTTTCATGCACTTATTATTAACACACATATGCTGGTGTGTGATTCAGAATAGCACCAACTGCACAGTTTTGATTCCAGTTCCAGTAAAAGGCCTTGCCTCATCATCCTGTTGGTGTAAGTGAAAGACAGTGGGAAACTAGTACTGATGAAAATCTGCCAAGAAAACAACTCTGGGTGAAGCAGCAGTCGACATGACCAaaggaggaaaggtttagaggaatatgagccacctgcaggcaaatgggactagttcagattAGGTCAGTATATatcctggtcagtatggacaaagTGGACACAAgcacctgtttccatgctgtattactctattcATTCACATTTGAGTCATAAACTCTAATATACCACTTATTATGTACTATACTTAATCCCCAACCCCATTACAATTACTTTGCTTGAAAACAATAAACGCTGGAGgtcacaatgggtcagacagcattcatggagagagtgTCTTCCTGTTTCCGTATCAGTCGAGGCACAGTATGACTCTACCTTCTTCATCTTGATTCCGAGCCCTGGAGAAAGAGCAATCGCCCATGTACACAAAGACATGAGTTCTCCgtcttctctcaaacagcagattcttaaggaattatattGTCACCAATTGGGAGCAGCATCTAAATAAAGCCACATGTATATTGGTTGGGTAACCATTACAATCGGCGAGCATCAAAAGTAAAGATTAAGTCACCTGGCATGGCATAATAGATAttcttcacctcattaactgGCATTACACAATGGAGGTCATTCACCTCGTTAaaccactacccttgcctccagcacctcagtgcttactgcaagttcttatctggtcaaagtcatgctGGCTCAGCCTTTGTCCCATGACcctaaacttaactctttccctaactgctcataccttatacacaTTGTCAAGAGaataagctaatgttttgagtctagatgactcttcatcagagctgaagtgaagggTGGAGGGTTCAGCACTTTTGCTATTGTTGCGGGGGAGGTGGTAGTGGACGTAGGGTACTGGTTGTTAGTTCAGATTatgtgatcggaatgtgagaatggcagaacaatgatgtctagattagagtggtgctggaaaagcacagcagatcaggcagcatctgaggagcaggaaaatcaacatttcgggcaaatactgatgaagggctaattTTCCACGctaatttagactctggtttccagcatctgctgtccttgatttTACCTAGAACAATGATATGTCTCTGCCAGACTTGCAAGGATTGACTGTTCCCACCAGGATGGGGTAAGGAGAGAGAGGACACGATAACaagttaaaaaaagagaaataggAGTTGATTCACAATTCAAAGGTATCgagctcaatattaagtccagaaggctgtaaagtgcctagtctgaagatgagctGTTGTTTGTCCAGTTTGCGCGGTgattcattggaacactgcagcatgccagtGACAGATAAATGGGTATGCCAGAAGGACAGTGTGTTAAAATAACTGGCTGCAGGAAGGTTGGGGCCCTGTCTGCGCATAGACTGGaggtctttccctttcttttaacttgttatcatgtcctcccccaccccccaatcccaGAGGGGGCTGTCTGTCCTTGCAAGTCTAGCAGGAGACACAtcattgttctaccattctcacatgCCGATCACTTattctgaactatcaacatcttttctccatcagcaccctACTCCTATTACCCCTTCCccaaaactatagcataaatgctgtcccctccacccttcacatcagctctgatgaagaataatctagactcaaaactttaacttgcTCTTtccccatggatgctgtctgatcctctgtcatctccagcatttcttgttttcagtacagattccagcatctgcagtcatttgttcCTACAGGTACTTTGCTTATTCACCAAATgagtatttaaataataattggaATCTCAATGCAGAAAGGCTGGAAGCAGCAGCTCAGATCCAGACCACAAAGAACCCAAGCCTGGAAGGCAGTGACTAGGGACTCAGGTTGTCTCACAATGCNNNNNNNNNNNNNNNNNNNNNNNNNNNNNNNNNNNNNNNNNNNNNNNNNNNNNNNNNNNNNNNNNNNNNNNNNNNNNNNNNNNNNNNNNNNNNNNNNNNNNNNNNNNNNNNNNNNNNNNNNNNNNNNNNNNNNNNNNNNNNNNNNNNNNNNNNNNNNNNNNNNNNNNNNNNNNNNNNNNNNNNNNNNNNNNNNNNNNNNNNNNNNNNNNNNNNNNNNNNNNNNNNNNNNNNNNNNNNNNNNNNNNNNNNNNNNNNNNNNNNNNNNNNNNNNNNNNNNNNNNNNNNNNNNNNNNNNNNNNNNNNNNNNNNNNNNNNNNNNNNNNNNNNNNNNNNNNNNNNNNNNNNNNNNNNNNNNNNNNNNNNNNNNNNNNNNNNNNNNNNNNNNNNNNNNNNNNNNNNNNNNNNNNNNNNNNNNNNNNNNNNNNNNNNNNNNNNNNNNNNNNNNNNNNNNNNNNNNNNNNNNNNNNNNNNNNNNNNNNNNNNNNNNNNNNNNNNNNNNNNNNNNNNNNNNNNNNNNNNNNNNNNNNNNNNNNNNNNNNNNNNNNNNNNNNNNNNNNNNNNNNNNNNNNNNNNNNNNNNNNNNNNNNNNNNNNNNNNNNNNNNNNNNNNNNNNNNNNNNNNNNNNNNNNNNNNNNNNNNNNNNNNNNNNNNNNNNNNNNNNNNNNNNNNNNNNNNNNNNNNNNNNNNNNNNNNNNNNNNNNNNNNNNNNNNNNNNNNNNNNNNNNNNNNNNNNNNNNNNNNNNNNNNNNNNNNNNNNNNNNNNNNNNNNNNNNNNNNNNNNNNNNNNNNNNNNNNNNNNNNNNNNNNNNNNNNNNNNNNNNNNNNNNNNNNNNNNNNNNNNNNNNNNNNNNNNNNNNNNNNNNNNNNNNNNNNNNNNNNNNNNNNNNNNNNNNNNNNNNNNNNNNNNNNNNNNNNNNNNNNNNNNNNNNNNNNNNNNNNNNNNNNNNNNNNNNNNNNNNNNNNNNNNNNNNNNNNNNNNNNNNNNNNNNNNNNNNNNNNNNNNNNNNNNNNNNNNNNNNNNNNNNNNNNNNNNNNNNNNNNNNNNNNNNNNNNNNNNNNNNNNNNNNNNNNNNNNNNNNNNNNNNNNNNNNNNNNNNNNNNNNNNNNNNNNNNNNNNNNNNNNNNNNNNNNNNNNNNNNNNNNNNNNNNNNNNNNNNNNNNNNNNNNNNNNNNNNNNNNNNNNNNNNNNNNNNNNNNNNNNNNNNNNNNNNNNNNNNNNNNNNNNNNNNNNNNNNNNNNNNNNNNNNNNNNNNNNNNNNNNNNNNNNNNNNNNNNNNNNNNNNNNNNNNNNNNNNNNNNNNNNNNNNNNNNNNNNNNNNNNNNNNNNNNNNNNNNNNNNNNNNNNNNNNNNNNNNNNNNNNNNNNNNNNNNNNNNNNNNNNNNNNNNNNNNNNNNNNNNNNNNNNNNNNNNNNNNNNNNNNNNNNNNNNNNNNNNNNNNNNNNNNNNNNNNNNNNNNNNNNNNNNNNNNNNNNNNNNNNNNNNNNNNNNNNNNNNNNNNNNNNNNNNNNNNNNNNNNNNNNNNNNNNNNNNNNNNNNNNNNNNNNNNNNNNNNNNNNNNNNNNNNNNNNNNNNNNNNNNNNNNNNNNNNNNNNNNNNNNNNNNNNNNNNNNNNNNNNNNNNNNNNNNNNNNNNNNNNNNNNNNNNNNNNNNNNNNNNNNNNNNNNNNNNNNNNNNNNNNNNNNNNNNNNNNNNNNNNNNNNNNNNNNNNNNNNNNNNNNNNNNNNNNNNNNNNNNNNTTCTCCTCCCTACCCCCCCCTTTCTCCTCATGGTGACTTCTGAGCTGCTGCAATCACTCACACCGACTGAAAGAAGAAACAATGGAACAACAGCTCACCCTCCTCACCCCAGCTCCTGATCCCTGCTCTCCCTGCGTTCCCATTCAGTGATTTCCCTGGTGCTAattgacctacattggctcctggttTAGCAATATGTTGTGTTCTCATATTACTTTACAAGTCCCTCCAATCACTCTATTGCTGTAACTTCTTCCAGCTCTGCTACAACTCT includes:
- the LOC122541319 gene encoding uncharacterized protein LOC122541319, encoding MFIHSSGERKTIDDEVTPQGKGREGVTHQCDKSVLVQKYQCNAEGGGGRGRMGGGGSKWRKVSVAAPGSIGEGTEAGGSQLPGQEGGGQHGEPRRSGSTADSESLQSAAEEGSSVEQELDRALAECWITPAGQAAPAASRQAGSHSSLCVRLGQAENGATAGCQWESLLSCCTETVPGQHCDQTDPTAALSSTKLDVGNRNQPSPTYDLVTISTQDPKNNNLANGFHINGKNTSQNSTPILYDYFEEELMASIVKEYS